The following is a genomic window from Sphingorhabdus sp. Alg231-15.
CAATCATCCGATGATCACCGAAGCGCGAGGGAGTTTTTCGAAGTTTCTTGGCCCCTATGGCAGTTATATTATAGAATTCGGGATGCTGGCGGCAGCTCTGATCTTCGCCAATATGGGAATGCTTAGCGCTGTTATTTTTTATGGCGTCTATACCCTGGCCAATGGCGCGGGGGCCTATGTCCTCTTTTCAAACAAACATTAAGATAGAGTAGTTTATAGACCTGAATCGACAATTTTGACATTGCGGTCGTTGATCCGACTACAGATGTAGTTTGTCGAAAGACAGTATCCCATGCAACCAACCGACCATAGCAGGCGGGCAAGAACGAAGCGAAAAACATATCGGTTTAATTCCGTTAAGGGGGGATTATCTTGAACAAAACCAGTTGGTTATCATTCAGTGTTGCTGTCTGCGCCATTTCCATCACTTGCGCATTTCCATCTTCAGCATCGGCGCAATCTGAATCCCCCGCCACCAGCAACCTGCAGCCGCGGACCGAAAATGGCCGACAGATTTATGATGCCGTGCAGTTTTCACGATTCAACCCCCGAACGGCACTCGATATTGTCAGACAGGTGCCAGGGTTTATCATCGATACTGGCGACGACGAAGCGCGCGGGCTTGGTCAGGCGGACGAAAATGTTCTGATCAACGGCGCGCGAATTGCCGGCAAGAACAACGATGCCTTCACGGTTCTGGGGCGTATCACGGCCACCAATGTTGTCCGCGTGGAAATTGTCGATGGCGCTACGCTCAGTATATCTGGTCTGTCCGGTCAAGTTCTCAATCTGGTCACCAGCAGCGATGATGCCGCCGGTATCACGGGCAACTTCAAATGGCGTCCTCAATGGCGAAGATCAGGTGAAAACTGGTTTGCCGGAGAAGCATCGATCAGCGGCAAGCTCGGCAAGGGCGACTTTACCATCGCCATCGAAAATGATGCCTTTCGTAACGGTGCCCAAGGACCCGAACGGATTACCGACGGGATGGGCAATCTACTGTTTGAGCGAGACGAAGTTGGTCGCGTGCGGGGTGACCGGCCGTCGATCAACGCCTCCTACAGCCGCACCAGTGAGGCTGGATCAGTGTTCAATATCACCGGTGAATATGGACTCAACCATTTCCGCCAACGGGTCGACACGTTGCGCACCCAGGCCGGAGAGCCTGACATATTTGAGTTGTTTACCGGCCGCGAAAGAGAGTGGAATGCCGAATTCAGTGCAGACTATGAGTTCGCTTTGGGCGGTGGCCGGCTAAAACTGATCGGGTTGCAGCGACTGGAACACAGCCCAACCGAAGACTTTTTCAGTCGCACCTTTACCGATGGAGTTACACCTCCCTTGATCAGCGCCTTCAACCGCACAGTCGACGAAGGTGAATCCGTGCTGCGCGCAGAATATGGCTGGAAGACAGCGGGTGGTACGGATTGGGGCCTGAGTCTGGAAGGCGCCTATAATTTTCTGGAAAGCGAAGCCGAGCTGTCCGGCGGTAATCTGGACAATAGCAATACCAAGGTTGAAGAAAAAAGAGCAGAATTCATAACAACATATGGGCGGCCACTATCAAGCAATCTAACCTTACAGGCAGCGCTTGGGGGTGAGTATAGCGAGATCAGCCAAGGCGATCAGCGGCGATCCTTCGTCCGGCCAAAAGGCTCCGTAGCCCTTGCGTGGAAACCGGCGGCGGATTTCGATCTCAGCTTCAAATTATCCCGCGAAGTCGATCAGCTCGACTTTTTCGATTTTATTGCCTCGGTCGAAGTTTCCAATGACGTCATCGATGCCGGCAATCCTGACCTGGTCCCGCCGCAAAAGTGGCGCGCGGAGCTTGAGGCGACCAAACAGCTCGGTTCCTTTGGATCGGCAACGGTGACGCTATTTGGTGAAAAGATAAGCGATATCGTCGATACCGTCCCGATTACGGATACAACAGAAGCGCGCGGCAATCTGGACAGCGCTGACCGCTATGGCCTGGAAGTGGTTTCAACCTTGTTGCTAGACCCCCTCGGCTGGCGCGGTGCCAAAATTGATATCGAGGCCGAAGCCGTAAAGAGCAGCGTGCGCGATCCGCTCACCGGCCGCAAACGGCGGATCGGACAGGATGACCGCTACAGCTATGAGATCACCCTTCGTCACGATATTCCGGGATCGGATTTGGCTTGGGGCGCGGGTATCGAGAATTTTGATGACGTCGGCAATATTCGCCTCGATCAGATAGCCGATTTTGATGTACTCGACCCCTATTCCTGGATTTTTATCGAGCATAAGAATGTGTTCGGACTGACCGTAAACGCTAATCTTGGCAATCTGTTTAACCGCCGGGAACGCTTTGTTCGGACTGCCTTCGGCCAGCTTGACGGCACCGGTGCCTTTACGCGAGGACGACGTGACGGTCCGATTGGTTTCGTGGAAGACCGCACCCGCAAGTTCGGTCTCATTTATCGACTTACGGTTAGCGGTAGTTTCTAGAACACACAGCACTGCTCATAGACAATTGCTAGCGGCATCCTTACATCCAAGGCATGCCACCCGATTTCAGTACCAAGGGTCAGATCGACCCGCCGATGATCCCTACGCTTAAGCGCTTTCTGCCCTATTTGTGGCCAAAGGATGCGCCAGGTCTGCGGCTACGCATCATTATCGCGGGTGTGCTTGTACTCTGTGCCAAGGCAGCGGTGCTTTCCATGCCCTTTGCCTATAAGGCCGTGGTTGACGGGATGACGGCCGGAACCGAAGCCACCCTGACGGTGCTATTGGCTTTGGTTGCCGCCTATGGTCTGGCCCGATTTGGTCAGGTTATGTTCGATAATATGCGTAATATCGCCTTCGAAAAAGTCGGACAGGAAGCAGCACGGCGACTGGCAACTAATGTTTTCACGCATCTGCATCAATTGTCACTACGCTTTCATCTGGGGCGGCGCACCGGCGAGATTACAAAGGTCATCGAACGCGGGACGAAGAGCATTGATATCATGCTCTATTTCCTCCTGTTCAATATCGCACCGACGCTAATCGAGCTGATTGCAGTACTGGTTATTTTTCAGGTCAAGTTCGGCTTTGGTCTGGTCGCGGCTACGATCGCGATGGTGGTTATATACATCACTTTTACGCGCAAAGTGACGGATTGGCGCAATGCGCTGCGCGCCGAAATGAATGATATGGATACCCGAGCGATAGGCCGATCGGTCGATGCGCTGCTCAACTATGAGACCGTGAAATATTTCACGGCCGAAGCCCGCGAAGGCGCACGTTATAATCAGGCGATGCAGGACTGGGCCAATGCTGCGGTCAAGTCAGAAAACTCATTAGGCTTACTCAATATCGGCCAGTCGCTGATCACCAATCTGACGATGATCGGTGCCATGGCCTATAGCGTCTACGGCTGGAGCCAGGGTCAATTGACGGTCGGCGATCTGGTTCTGGTCAACACACTCCTGATGCAATTGTTCCGGCCGCTGGACCTGTTGGGCATGGTTTACCGCACCATCCGTCAGGGTCTGGTGGATATGGATGCGATGTTCCGGTTGATCGATACAGATCCGGAAATCCAGGACAAGCCCAATGCCGCAATACTGAATGTCAGTGCCGGTCAGGTAGCGTTTCAGGATGTCGCATTTTCCTATGACGAGGATCGTGCGATCCTGCATAGCCTGAGCTTTGAAGTGCCGCCCGATGGCACATTGGCCATTGTCGGTCCCTCAGGCGCCGGCAAATCGACGCTGGCCCGAATGCTGTTCCGTTTCTATGATCCGCAGGCCGGCCGCATATTAATCGACGATCAAAATATTTCCGATGTCACACAGCACAGCCTGCGCGGTGCCATTGGCATCGTGCCGCAGGACAGTGTGCTGTTCAATGACACAATCGGTTATAATATCGGCTACGGCCGCGATGGCGCAACTCAGGCCGAGATAGAGGAAGCAGCACGTGGCGCGGCGCTGGATGACTTTATCGCCAAGCTACCCGATGGCTATGATACGCAAGTGGGCGAGCGCGGTCTCAAACTGTCCGGCGGTGAGAAACAGCGCGTGGCTATCGCCCGGACCTTGCTCAAAAATCCACCTATATTGATCCTCGACGAGGCCACCTCCGCGCTCGACAGCCGCACCGAAGATGAAATTCAGGCAACACTTGCGAAGATTTCGGAACGGCGTACCACATTGATCATCGCCCACCGTTTATCGACCATCACCCATGCGGACGAAATTATAGTCCTCAACGAAGGCCGGATCGCCGAGCGTGGAAATCATCGCACATTGCTGGCGAACAAGGGCCTCTATGCCGATATGTGGAAACGTCAGGCTGAGGATCGACAATTGGAGTCAGTTTGACCCACAATATTATTCGGCCTCCAGTTTCCGCCAAGCCAGATCGGCAAATTCACAAAGCAGCGGCCTGGTCTCTCGCGGATCGATAATATCCTCCACGCTGAACTGTTCTGCTGTGCGGAAAGGTGACGTCACTTGATTAAGCTTCGCCTTGATCTCCTCCAGCCGAGCCGCCGGATCTTCGGATGCCTCGATGTCCGCTTTGTAGGCGACCTCTAGCCCGCCAGCGATCGGGAGCGAGCCCCAGTCACCACTCGGCCAGGCGAAGCGATATTGGAAATTTTCGGCATTGGACATAGCGCTTCCCGCAATCCCATAGGCCCGCCGCACGATGATACTCGCCCACGGCACCGTGGCCTTATAAACCGCGTTCATCGCCTGCACGCCGTAACGGATCGTACCGGTGCGCTCGGCATCTTCGCCGATCATGAAACCGGGATTGTCAACCAGATGGACGACCGGCAGACGGAACTGATCAGCGAGTTTTGCGAAGCGCTCAACCTTTTCCGATGACTTGGCCTCCCAGCTGCCACCCAGAAAACTGGGGTCGTTGGCTAGCACCGCTACCGGATAACCATCCAGCCGGGCAAAGGCAGTAATCGCAGCCCTGCCCCAGCGTTTGCCCATCTCAAAGACACTGCCTTTATCAAAAACCGAGTCCATGATCTTGCGCATGGAATAAACCTGTTTGTCGCCACGCGGGACAGTGGAAAGCAGAGCTTCATCGCGGCGACTGGTCGGGTCGCCAGTGACCACACGCTCGGCTCGCTGGTTGATATTGCTGGGCAGGTAAGAAAGAAACTTGCGTGCCGTCGCAAAAGCTTCGGCCTCGCTGCCTACCTCTTCATCAACCACGCCATTGCGCGTATGAATCTCGCTGCCGCCCAATTCCTCCTTGGTCAGATTGTCGCCAATCGCCGCGGCGACAGCCGGACCGGCGGCAAATAGCTGCGATAGGCCGCGCACCATGATCGAATAGTGGCTCGCAACCGTTCGCGCGGCTCCCATGCCCGCTGTTGGCCCGAGCGCCAGCGCGACCACAGGTACCGTCTCCTGATTTTTGATAATATCTTCCCAGCCAGGCACTGCGGGCACATAGGTGAAGCCCATGTCCTCCAGCGATTTCACCGACCCACCACCACCGGTGCCATCGATCATGCGGATCATCGGGATGCCCATCGTGTGGGCCATTTTTTCGCATTGCGTAAATTTGCGGTGGAGCGCTGCATCAGCCGCGCCCCCTCTGACGGTAAAGTCATCGGCGCTGGCAACGACCGGTCGCCCTTC
Proteins encoded in this region:
- a CDS encoding carboxyl transferase domain-containing protein, which codes for MTWKPEIEELHERQRLAEKMGGEAKVSRQHGRGKLDARARIAGIVDEGSFREIGKIAGRGSYDDKGEFEDFAPSNLIFGRANIEGRPVVASADDFTVRGGAADAALHRKFTQCEKMAHTMGIPMIRMIDGTGGGGSVKSLEDMGFTYVPAVPGWEDIIKNQETVPVVALALGPTAGMGAARTVASHYSIMVRGLSQLFAAGPAVAAAIGDNLTKEELGGSEIHTRNGVVDEEVGSEAEAFATARKFLSYLPSNINQRAERVVTGDPTSRRDEALLSTVPRGDKQVYSMRKIMDSVFDKGSVFEMGKRWGRAAITAFARLDGYPVAVLANDPSFLGGSWEAKSSEKVERFAKLADQFRLPVVHLVDNPGFMIGEDAERTGTIRYGVQAMNAVYKATVPWASIIVRRAYGIAGSAMSNAENFQYRFAWPSGDWGSLPIAGGLEVAYKADIEASEDPAARLEEIKAKLNQVTSPFRTAEQFSVEDIIDPRETRPLLCEFADLAWRKLEAE
- a CDS encoding TonB-dependent receptor plug domain-containing protein — encoded protein: MNKTSWLSFSVAVCAISITCAFPSSASAQSESPATSNLQPRTENGRQIYDAVQFSRFNPRTALDIVRQVPGFIIDTGDDEARGLGQADENVLINGARIAGKNNDAFTVLGRITATNVVRVEIVDGATLSISGLSGQVLNLVTSSDDAAGITGNFKWRPQWRRSGENWFAGEASISGKLGKGDFTIAIENDAFRNGAQGPERITDGMGNLLFERDEVGRVRGDRPSINASYSRTSEAGSVFNITGEYGLNHFRQRVDTLRTQAGEPDIFELFTGREREWNAEFSADYEFALGGGRLKLIGLQRLEHSPTEDFFSRTFTDGVTPPLISAFNRTVDEGESVLRAEYGWKTAGGTDWGLSLEGAYNFLESEAELSGGNLDNSNTKVEEKRAEFITTYGRPLSSNLTLQAALGGEYSEISQGDQRRSFVRPKGSVALAWKPAADFDLSFKLSREVDQLDFFDFIASVEVSNDVIDAGNPDLVPPQKWRAELEATKQLGSFGSATVTLFGEKISDIVDTVPITDTTEARGNLDSADRYGLEVVSTLLLDPLGWRGAKIDIEAEAVKSSVRDPLTGRKRRIGQDDRYSYEITLRHDIPGSDLAWGAGIENFDDVGNIRLDQIADFDVLDPYSWIFIEHKNVFGLTVNANLGNLFNRRERFVRTAFGQLDGTGAFTRGRRDGPIGFVEDRTRKFGLIYRLTVSGSF
- a CDS encoding ABC transporter transmembrane domain-containing protein, encoding MPPDFSTKGQIDPPMIPTLKRFLPYLWPKDAPGLRLRIIIAGVLVLCAKAAVLSMPFAYKAVVDGMTAGTEATLTVLLALVAAYGLARFGQVMFDNMRNIAFEKVGQEAARRLATNVFTHLHQLSLRFHLGRRTGEITKVIERGTKSIDIMLYFLLFNIAPTLIELIAVLVIFQVKFGFGLVAATIAMVVIYITFTRKVTDWRNALRAEMNDMDTRAIGRSVDALLNYETVKYFTAEAREGARYNQAMQDWANAAVKSENSLGLLNIGQSLITNLTMIGAMAYSVYGWSQGQLTVGDLVLVNTLLMQLFRPLDLLGMVYRTIRQGLVDMDAMFRLIDTDPEIQDKPNAAILNVSAGQVAFQDVAFSYDEDRAILHSLSFEVPPDGTLAIVGPSGAGKSTLARMLFRFYDPQAGRILIDDQNISDVTQHSLRGAIGIVPQDSVLFNDTIGYNIGYGRDGATQAEIEEAARGAALDDFIAKLPDGYDTQVGERGLKLSGGEKQRVAIARTLLKNPPILILDEATSALDSRTEDEIQATLAKISERRTTLIIAHRLSTITHADEIIVLNEGRIAERGNHRTLLANKGLYADMWKRQAEDRQLESV